Sequence from the Thermomonas sp. HDW16 genome:
AACCAGATGCTCAGCCGCATCTACGGCACCGCCTGGTTGAACGACAAGGACCTCAAGGCCTACCTCACCCAGATCGAGGAAGCCGAGAAGCGCGACCATCGCAAGATCGGCAAGGCGCTGGACTTGTTCCATCTGCAGGAAGAAGGCCCGGGCCTGGTGTTCTGGCATCCGAAGGGCTGGAGCATCTGGCAGGTGGTCGAGCAGTACATGCGGAATGTCTATCGCAAGACCGGCTATGGCGAAGTGCGCTGCCCGCAGATCCTCGACGTGTCGCTGTGGCAGAAGTCCGGCCACTGGGACAACTACAAGGACAACATGTTCTTCACCGAGTCGGAGAAGCGCACCTATGCGCTGAAGCCGATGAACTGCCCGGGCCACGTGCAGGTGTTCAACCAGGGCCTGCACAGCTACCGCGACCTGCCGATCCGCTACGGCGAGTTCGGCGCCTGCCACCGCAACGAGCCCTCCGGCGCGCTGCACGGCATCCTGCGCGTGCGCGGCTTCACCCAGGACGATGGCCACATCTTCTGCACCGAAAACCAGATCGAGTCCGAAGTTCGCGATTTCCACGAGCAGGCGCTGAAGGTCTACGAAGACTTCGGCTTTTCCGACATCCAGATCAAGATCGCGCTGCGTCCGGACAGCCGCCTGGGCGATGACGCCACCTGGGACAAGGCCGAAGACGCCCTGCGCAATGCCCTGCGCGCCTCCGGCGTGCAATGGGAGGAGCTGCCGGGCGAGGGCGCGTTCTACGGCCCGAAGATCGAGTACCACCTGAAGGACGCCATCGGCCGCACCTGGCAGCTGGGCACCATGCAGGTCGATTTCATGATGCCGGGCCGCCTGGGCGCCGAATATGTCGATGAACACAGCCAGCGCAAGCATCCGGTGATGCTGCACCGGGCCATCGTGGGCTCGATGGAGCGCTTCATCGGCATCCTGATCGAGCACCACGCCGGCCAGTTCCCGGCTTGGCTGGCCCCGGTCCAGGCGATGGTCATGAACATCACCGATGCCCAGGCGGATTACGTCGAGGAGGTTCGGAAAACCCTTGCAAATCAAGGCTTCCGGGTCGACGCCGATTTGCGGAACGAGAAGATCGGCTATAAGATTCGCGAGCACACGCTGCAGCGCGTGC
This genomic interval carries:
- the thrS gene encoding threonine--tRNA ligase; amino-acid sequence: MINITLPDGSVRQFDAPVTVGEVAASIGAGLAKATLAGKVDDKLVDAGFRIDHDAALSIVTDKSPEALDILRHSTAHLLAQAVQRLFPGAQVTIGPVIDNGFYYDFAYERPFTPEDLPAIEAEMQKIVKEAHPVSRSVKSRDEAVAFFKDMGEAYKAEIIESIPANEDLSLYSQGEFTDLCRGPHVPGTDKLRSFKLMKVAGAYWRGDHNNQMLSRIYGTAWLNDKDLKAYLTQIEEAEKRDHRKIGKALDLFHLQEEGPGLVFWHPKGWSIWQVVEQYMRNVYRKTGYGEVRCPQILDVSLWQKSGHWDNYKDNMFFTESEKRTYALKPMNCPGHVQVFNQGLHSYRDLPIRYGEFGACHRNEPSGALHGILRVRGFTQDDGHIFCTENQIESEVRDFHEQALKVYEDFGFSDIQIKIALRPDSRLGDDATWDKAEDALRNALRASGVQWEELPGEGAFYGPKIEYHLKDAIGRTWQLGTMQVDFMMPGRLGAEYVDEHSQRKHPVMLHRAIVGSMERFIGILIEHHAGQFPAWLAPVQAMVMNITDAQADYVEEVRKTLANQGFRVDADLRNEKIGYKIREHTLQRVPYLLVVGDREKENGMLSVRTRGGEDLGNMSVADFASRLRQEQAG